In one Ochotona princeps isolate mOchPri1 chromosome 16, mOchPri1.hap1, whole genome shotgun sequence genomic region, the following are encoded:
- the TOX3 gene encoding TOX high mobility group box family member 3 isoform X2 has product MDVRFYPAAAGDPAGLDFAQCLGYYGYSKFGNNNNYMNMAEANNAFFASSEHTFHTPSLGDEEFEIPPITPPPESDPTLGMPDVLLPFQALSDPAPTHGSDFTPQFPPQSLDLPSITISRNLVEQDGVLHSSGLHMDQNHPQVSQYHPDPTLTMRSIVHMTEAARSGIMPPAQLTTINQSQLSAQLGLNLGSASVPHTSPSPPASKSATPSPSSSINEEDADEANRTIGEKRAAPDCGKKPKTPKKKKKKDPNEPQKPVSAYALFFRDTQAAIKGQNPNATFGEVSKIVASMWDSLGEEQKQVYKRKTEAAKKEYLKALAAYRASLVSKAAAESAEAQTIRSVQQTLASTNLTSSLLLNAPLSQHGTVSASPQTLQQSLPRSIAPKPLTMRLPMNQIVTSVTIAANMPSNIGAPLMSSMGTTMVGSASSTQVSPSVPTQQHQLQLQQQQQQQQQQQQQQQMQQIQQQQLQQHQMHQQLQQQLQQQHFQHHMQQHLQQQISQQQLQHLQLQQLQHLQHPSQPSPRQHSPVASQITSPIPAIGSPQPASQQHQSQIQSQTQTPVLSQVSIF; this is encoded by the exons tttggaaataataataattacatgaACATGGCTGAGGCAAACAACGCTTTCTTTGCTTCCAGTGAG cacACATTCCACACGCCAAGCCTTGGGGACGAAGAATTTGAGATCCCCCCCATCACGCCTCCTCCAGAATCAGACCCCACCCTGGGCATGCCCGATGTGCTACTCCCATTCCAAGCCCTCAGCGATCCAGCGCCTACCCACGGAAGTGACTTCACACCCCAGTTCCCTCCTCAAAGCCTGGATCTTCCTTCCATTACAATCTCAAGAAATCTCGTGGAACAAGATGGAGTGCTACATAGCAGTGGCTTGCATATG GATCAGAACCATCCACAAGTTTCACAGTACCATCCAGATCCCACCTTGACCATGAGGTCCATCGTTCACATGACGGAGGCCGCTCGCTCTGGGATCATGCCTCCTGCCCAGCTGACCACCATCAACCAGTCTCAACTTAGTGCCCAGCTGGGGTTGAATCTGGGAAGTGCCAGTGTGCCCCACACATCTCCTTCACCTCCAGCAAGCAAGTCGGCCACTCCCTCCCCCTCCAGCTCCATCAATGAAGAGGATGCTGACGAAGCCAACAGA ACCATTGGAGAGAAAAGAGCGGCTCCCGATTGTGGCAAGAAGCCCAAAactccaaagaaaaagaaaaagaaagatcccaATGAGCCCCAGAAGCCAGTGTCGGCATATGCCCTGTTCTTTCGAGACACCCAAGCCGCAATTAAAGGTCAAAACCCCAATGCAACCTTTGGCGAGGTCTCAAAAATCgtagcatccatgtgggacagcCTGGGAGAAGAACAAAAGCAG GTTtataaaaggaaaacagaagctgCCAAAAAGGAGTACCTGAAGGCCCTGGCTGCCTACAGGGCCAGCCTCGTTTCTAAG GCTGCCGCTGAATCAGCAGAAGCCCAGACCATTCGCTCTGTTCAGCAAACCCTGGCGTCAACCAATCTgacttcctctctcctcctcaacGCTCCGCTATCTCAGCACGGGACAGTCTCAGCATCACCTCAGACTCTCCAACAATCACTCCCTAGGTCCATCGCCCCCAAACCTCTAACCATGAGACTCCCCATGAACCAGATTGTCACATCGGTCACCATTGCAGCCAACATGCCCTCGAACATTGGGGCTCCACTGATGAGCTCCATGGGGACGACAATGGTTGGCTCAGCCTCCTCCACCCAAGTGAGCCCTTCGGTGCCAACCCAGCAACATCAGTTgcagttgcagcagcagcagcagcaacagcagcagcagcagcagcagcagcagatgcagcagatacagcagcagcaactgcagcagcaccaAATGCATCAGcaactccagcagcagctgcagcagcagcacttcCAACACCAcatgcagcagcacctgcagcagcagatcagccagcagcagctgcagcacctccagctgcagcagctgcagcatctCCAGCACCCGTCGCAGCCTTCTCCCCGGCAGCACTCCCCTGTCGCCTCTCAGATCACCTCCCCCATCCCTGCCATCGGGAGCCCCCAGCCAGCCTCACAGCAGCACCAGTCGCAAATCCAGTCCCAGACACAGACTCCAGTATTGTCGCAGGTCAGCATCTTCTGA
- the TOX3 gene encoding TOX high mobility group box family member 3 isoform X1, giving the protein MDVRFYPAAAGDPAGLDFAQCLGYYGYSKFGNNNNYMNMAEANNAFFASSEHTFHTPSLGDEEFEIPPITPPPESDPTLGMPDVLLPFQALSDPAPTHGSDFTPQFPPQSLDLPSITISRNLVEQDGVLHSSGLHMDQNHPQVSQYHPDPTLTMRSIVHMTEAARSGIMPPAQLTTINQSQLSAQLGLNLGSASVPHTSPSPPASKSATPSPSSSINEEDADEANRTIGEKRAAPDCGKKPKTPKKKKKKDPNEPQKPVSAYALFFRDTQAAIKGQNPNATFGEVSKIVASMWDSLGEEQKQVYKRKTEAAKKEYLKALAAYRASLVSKAAAESAEAQTIRSVQQTLASTNLTSSLLLNAPLSQHGTVSASPQTLQQSLPRSIAPKPLTMRLPMNQIVTSVTIAANMPSNIGAPLMSSMGTTMVGSASSTQVSPSVPTQQHQLQLQQQQQQQQQQQQQQQMQQIQQQQLQQHQMHQQLQQQLQQQHFQHHMQQHLQQQISQQQLQHLQLQQLQHLQHPSQPSPRQHSPVASQITSPIPAIGSPQPASQQHQSQIQSQTQTPVLSQAVPTICESNRFMNPGTY; this is encoded by the exons tttggaaataataataattacatgaACATGGCTGAGGCAAACAACGCTTTCTTTGCTTCCAGTGAG cacACATTCCACACGCCAAGCCTTGGGGACGAAGAATTTGAGATCCCCCCCATCACGCCTCCTCCAGAATCAGACCCCACCCTGGGCATGCCCGATGTGCTACTCCCATTCCAAGCCCTCAGCGATCCAGCGCCTACCCACGGAAGTGACTTCACACCCCAGTTCCCTCCTCAAAGCCTGGATCTTCCTTCCATTACAATCTCAAGAAATCTCGTGGAACAAGATGGAGTGCTACATAGCAGTGGCTTGCATATG GATCAGAACCATCCACAAGTTTCACAGTACCATCCAGATCCCACCTTGACCATGAGGTCCATCGTTCACATGACGGAGGCCGCTCGCTCTGGGATCATGCCTCCTGCCCAGCTGACCACCATCAACCAGTCTCAACTTAGTGCCCAGCTGGGGTTGAATCTGGGAAGTGCCAGTGTGCCCCACACATCTCCTTCACCTCCAGCAAGCAAGTCGGCCACTCCCTCCCCCTCCAGCTCCATCAATGAAGAGGATGCTGACGAAGCCAACAGA ACCATTGGAGAGAAAAGAGCGGCTCCCGATTGTGGCAAGAAGCCCAAAactccaaagaaaaagaaaaagaaagatcccaATGAGCCCCAGAAGCCAGTGTCGGCATATGCCCTGTTCTTTCGAGACACCCAAGCCGCAATTAAAGGTCAAAACCCCAATGCAACCTTTGGCGAGGTCTCAAAAATCgtagcatccatgtgggacagcCTGGGAGAAGAACAAAAGCAG GTTtataaaaggaaaacagaagctgCCAAAAAGGAGTACCTGAAGGCCCTGGCTGCCTACAGGGCCAGCCTCGTTTCTAAG GCTGCCGCTGAATCAGCAGAAGCCCAGACCATTCGCTCTGTTCAGCAAACCCTGGCGTCAACCAATCTgacttcctctctcctcctcaacGCTCCGCTATCTCAGCACGGGACAGTCTCAGCATCACCTCAGACTCTCCAACAATCACTCCCTAGGTCCATCGCCCCCAAACCTCTAACCATGAGACTCCCCATGAACCAGATTGTCACATCGGTCACCATTGCAGCCAACATGCCCTCGAACATTGGGGCTCCACTGATGAGCTCCATGGGGACGACAATGGTTGGCTCAGCCTCCTCCACCCAAGTGAGCCCTTCGGTGCCAACCCAGCAACATCAGTTgcagttgcagcagcagcagcagcaacagcagcagcagcagcagcagcagcagatgcagcagatacagcagcagcaactgcagcagcaccaAATGCATCAGcaactccagcagcagctgcagcagcagcacttcCAACACCAcatgcagcagcacctgcagcagcagatcagccagcagcagctgcagcacctccagctgcagcagctgcagcatctCCAGCACCCGTCGCAGCCTTCTCCCCGGCAGCACTCCCCTGTCGCCTCTCAGATCACCTCCCCCATCCCTGCCATCGGGAGCCCCCAGCCAGCCTCACAGCAGCACCAGTCGCAAATCCAGTCCCAGACACAGACTCCAGTATTGTCGCAG gctGTACCTACAATATGTGAATCAAACCGTTTCATGAATCCTGGGACATACTGA